A single window of Tenericutes bacterium MZ-XQ DNA harbors:
- a CDS encoding type I glyceraldehyde-3-phosphate dehydrogenase, which produces MAIKVAINGFGRIGRLAYRLMADDPKFDVVAINDLTDAETLAYLLKYDTAQRNFKVDSISTEGDKLVVDGKKITIHAIKDPKELPWKEYGVDVVLECTGFFASKEKASWHLEAGAKKVVISAPAGSDVKTIVYNVNDDVLDGSEDVISGASCTTNCLAPVAKVLDDNFGVVGGFMTTVHAYTADQSLQDQPHKKGFMSRRGRAAAESIVPSSTGAAKAIGLVLPQLKGKLDGTALRVPTVTGSIVDLTVEVKKHTTLEEIDAAFKAAANETLAYVSDPIVSSDVIGTRYGSLYDANTTQIVNYDDRQLVKVMAWYDNEMSYTAQLVRTVSKLASLIK; this is translated from the coding sequence ATGGCTATTAAAGTAGCAATTAACGGTTTTGGCCGTATTGGTCGTCTTGCGTATAGACTCATGGCAGATGATCCAAAGTTTGATGTTGTAGCAATCAATGACTTAACAGATGCAGAAACATTAGCTTACTTATTAAAGTATGATACAGCACAAAGAAACTTCAAGGTGGATTCAATTTCAACTGAAGGTGACAAATTAGTTGTAGACGGTAAAAAGATTACAATTCATGCAATTAAAGACCCTAAAGAGTTACCATGGAAAGAGTATGGTGTAGATGTAGTATTAGAATGTACTGGTTTCTTCGCTAGTAAAGAAAAAGCTTCATGGCATTTAGAAGCAGGTGCTAAAAAAGTTGTGATTTCAGCTCCAGCTGGTAGCGATGTTAAAACAATCGTTTATAATGTAAATGATGATGTTCTTGATGGATCTGAAGATGTAATTAGTGGTGCTTCATGTACAACTAACTGTTTAGCTCCAGTTGCAAAAGTGTTAGATGATAACTTTGGTGTTGTTGGTGGATTCATGACAACTGTTCATGCTTACACAGCTGACCAATCTTTACAAGATCAACCACACAAAAAAGGTTTCATGTCAAGACGTGGACGTGCAGCTGCTGAAAGTATCGTTCCATCATCAACAGGTGCTGCAAAAGCAATCGGTTTAGTATTACCACAATTAAAAGGTAAGTTAGATGGTACAGCATTACGTGTTCCAACTGTTACAGGTTCAATTGTTGACTTAACAGTAGAAGTTAAGAAACATACCACTTTAGAAGAAATCGATGCTGCATTTAAAGCTGCTGCAAACGAAACTTTAGCATATGTATCAGATCCAATTGTATCAAGTGATGTTATTGGTACAAGATATGGTTCATTATATGATGCAAACACAACTCAAATTGTAAACTATGATGACAGACAATTAGTTAAAGTTATGGCATGGTATGACAATGAAATGAGTTATACTGCTCAATTAGTAAGAACAGTTTCTAAATTAGCAAGTTTAATTAAGTAA